From a region of the Mauremys mutica isolate MM-2020 ecotype Southern chromosome 12, ASM2049712v1, whole genome shotgun sequence genome:
- the LOC123345341 gene encoding olfactory receptor 11A1-like, whose amino-acid sequence MQLMGKGDEENQTDFTEFILLGFGDLPELQILLFLVFLVIYIVTMAGNILIVALVVTDQHLHTPMYFFLGNLSCLETCYTSAVLPRMLASFLTGDRTISVGGCMTQYFVFCFLATTECYLLAAMSYDRYLAICKPLHYGTCMNDKLCLQLAAGCWINGFLPCIIMMCFMSQLIFCGPNEMDHFFCDVTPILKLSCSDTSQIMLVLYIFSFSDVVSPFLLTMTSYVCIVSTILRIPSTTGRQRAFSTCSSHLIVVTLFYGTVMIVYMLPKSSNLRALNKVFSVCYTVLTPLANPLVYSLRNREVKEALRKAVRKCLARPKNSD is encoded by the coding sequence ATGCAGCTCATGGGGAAAGGAGATGAGGAAAATCAAACAGATttcacagaattcatcctcctggggTTTGGGGATCTCCCAGAACTGCAGATCCTTCTCTTCCTGGTTTTCCTAGTGATCTACATCGTGACCATGGCCGGGAACATCCTCATTGTTGCTCTAGTTGtgactgatcagcaccttcacacccccatgtacttcttcctggggaacttgtcctgcctggagacctgctacacttctgctgtcctgcccaggatgctggccagtttcctgactggggacagaaccatttctgtGGGGGGCTGCATGACACAgtattttgtcttttgttttctaGCAACTACGGAATGTTATCTCCTGGCagcgatgtcttatgatcggtatttagccatatgcaaaccactgcactatggAACATGTATGAATGACAAGTTGTGCCTCCAACTAGCAGCTGGGTGTTGGATAAATGGATTTCTACCTTGTATAATAATGATGTGTTTTATGTCACAATTAATATTCTGTGGTCCCAATGAAATggaccatttcttttgtgatgtGACCCCAATTTTAAAGCTCTCCTGCAGCGACACCAGCCAGATAATGCTGGTTCTTTATATATTTTCCTTCTCAGATGTAGTTTCCCCATTTCTATTAACCATGACATCCTATGTCTGTATAGTTagcaccatcctgagaatcccttccaccaccGGGCGGCAAagggccttttccacctgctcctctcacctcattgtggtaaCACTTTTCTATGGGACTGTAATGATTGTCTACATGCTACCAAAATCCAGCAACCTGAGAGCCCTGaacaaagtgttctctgtctgctacacagtcctgactcccctggcCAATCCCCTagtctacagcctgagaaacagagaggtcaaggaggCCCTGAGAAAAGCTGTCAGGAAATGCCTGGCCCGCCCAAAGAATTCAGACTAG